A segment of the Chaetodon trifascialis isolate fChaTrf1 chromosome 2, fChaTrf1.hap1, whole genome shotgun sequence genome:
TACTGATGATGTTCATGGCACTCTCCATCAACAGGTAATTTAGGTGATTGAAACAGGACCTACATTTACATCTTCTCAAGCCAAAGTGTTGACTagtcattatttttttctttctttttttcaggacACTGAAAGAAATGATACAGTAGAtgccacactgctgcagtgccACCAGCCCCCTCCTCAGGAATCTGCTATGATTTCAGCTCAACAACCCCAGGCAGCAGAACAGTCTTGTCTCACCAAACAAGAtcccaccacagaagaagaacacGGGGGTTCCACAAATGTTTCCTCAAAAAATGTGATGGTTGTAGCTCTTGAAGTGCAAGAAGAGACTACAGTCACCAGTCCCAATAATGATTGTAAGATAGGGGTCTTCAGAGTCACCAATAATGAAGCCAAGCACAGTGGAAAGGGCAAGGAGGAAATAACTACAGAGGACTGTAACAGATCTCCATGTCAAACATGCAATGATCAACTCCAGGGTGATGGATTCTGTGCAACTGCTTTAGAGGAGCAACTGTGTGCAAAGGAGAACTCTCTGTGCAACTTGGAGAGAAACCAAGAACCCAGCCATGAAGAGCGCAGCAGTGTGTACATGACTGATGTCAAGGACGTCAgacaggaggcagcagcagggttACCGGCCAAAAAGAAGCGACGGATGGGCATGTGTGGTCTGACAGAGAAGGAGCGGAGTCACTTCCTACAGACACAAAAGCGTGAAAACAGTCAGAACGGACCAAAGAGAGCTGACAAGCAGATTTGTAATAACACGGCAGACCTTGTGGCTCAGGAAGAGATTATATCTTCACCCCAATTACCTTTCTCGCTGCCCGTtctcacagagcaggaaaaggcaGAGATGACACTTCAGTCCAGTCACTGTGGAGGAGATGACAGGTGAGAATAATGTAATGAGGAATCCAAACTACatgttaaatgttttacatttttagttCCACTTTTAGTTTCATTTTTGGATTATCATGGCTACAACCAGTAGTGGAAGGAGGTGTGTCATGTGTCAACAACATGTGTACTCTGAACTGTAAAACCTAagtaatgtttgaatgaaaccattgacaaaaaaaaaaaacccactccAAATGTACAAGATTAAATGCAATTTGTTACTTACCCcttgacaataataataaaataataatgtttacACACAGGGCACAAACTGAAGTCTGCATTGCTGTCACTACCTCAAATGGGACCACTACTGTGTGTGATCCAGGCTACGCAAAAGGAGAGAGTGGGGAGGCCGAAGGAGACATGGTGCCTGCTCTGGAGCAAACTGGTGGCACAAAGTCAGATCcatctgcagaggaggagcttTT
Coding sequences within it:
- the LOC139346809 gene encoding uncharacterized protein, producing MTKGKANNTSSESLAPAHPWSLRSRKRECPSDETSGTDDVHGTLHQQDTERNDTVDATLLQCHQPPPQESAMISAQQPQAAEQSCLTKQDPTTEEEHGGSTNVSSKNVMVVALEVQEETTVTSPNNDCKIGVFRVTNNEAKHSGKGKEEITTEDCNRSPCQTCNDQLQGDGFCATALEEQLCAKENSLCNLERNQEPSHEERSSVYMTDVKDVRQEAAAGLPAKKKRRMGMCGLTEKERSHFLQTQKRENSQNGPKRADKQICNNTADLVAQEEIISSPQLPFSLPVLTEQEKAEMTLQSSHCGGDDRAQTEVCIAVTTSNGTTTVCDPGYAKGESGEAEGDMVPALEQTGGTKSDPSAEEELLGNPEQQELDGHTAESMADKPQEQMKDGGDGSEVADQSPTISFYSNPMETEDQDAMEAAPVQENAIIRMRDEKTGELTCDDEDGDGAEAGASSTDSRSGGLSCGYVELCEAAVSPGGSERKDSTDPFGSGHLDYVSDSQLNAIALSEEGVMEREEDLGSSHYHDATDLVCGLIRELSSLNRTVMATHRVLENLRRSSKSSRSSIS